The following DNA comes from Mesotoga sp. Brook.08.105.5.1.
GGAGCGGGCGACATCACAGAGGCATCAAAAATGAGCGCCCTCAAACTCTGTGAAGCACATTAGCGACGTTTAGGGTTTGGCAAACTGCACAGCCGGTACAACCTTCCCATCTGCAATCGTCTGTAGTTTCTCCTCTCAGTGCTTTCTCGAATTCATCAATGAGAAACTGCTTCGAAATACCAACTGAAATGTGTTCCCAGGGAAGATCCTCTTCAAGGGTGAATCCTTTCATATAACTTTCAACATCTATTCCAGCATCTGCAAAGGCCTGCTGCCACAATGAGGCATCGAACTCTTCATTCCATTCATCGAAGATCGCTCCCGATCTGTAAGCCCTAAATACTGCTTCACCGACCTTTCTGTCTCCTCTGCTTAGAACTCCCTCGACCGTACTGCTCGAAGGATCATGGCTGCTGAACTGGATTCCTCTTCCGGAAACCCTTCTGAGAATACGAAGTTTTCTCTCTGCTTCCTCTCTGTTTATCTGTTCAGAGAACTGGAACGGAGTATGTGGCTTTGGAATAAAGATAGCCGCAGAAACTGAGACCTCTCTGAAACCGACCGCTTTAACACGTCTCGCGAGCCTAACAATCTCCTGCAAATCTTCATCTGTTTCTGTGGGAAGCCCTATCATGAAATACAGCTTCACTCTCTGCCAGCCGCTGTCTCTTGCCGCCTTCACTGCAGACATAAGATCGTCTTCCGAAACGTTCTTGTTAATCACGTTTCTAAGTCTTTGAGAACCGGCTTCGGGGGCGAAAGTCAAACCCGTTTTCCTTATCGAAGCAATCTTTGAAGCTATCTCAACTCCAAAGGAGTCTATCCTGGTGCTGGGCAAGGAAAGTGCAACTCTCTCGGGTTCGAGCAAAGGAAGAACCTCTTCTGTCAGAACATCGATCGAGGAGTGATCCATAGTGGACAACGAGAGAAAGGAAACTTCTTCATAACCCGTAGCTCCCAGGACTCTCTCCACAGATTTTTTGAGTTCCTCTACAGCTCGCTCTCTGACAGGTCTATAGATCATACCTGCCTGGCAGAATCTACAGCCCCGATTACAGCCTCGCATTACCTCCATAACAGCCCTGTCGTGTACAGTTTTCATATAAGGGACGATGGGCTTGCCGTCAATCTCATAGCTGGATAGGTCGGAAATCACGGCCTTGACTACCTCTTTCTTCCCCAGCGAGGGAACATAGACCCCCTCAATCTCAGACAGAATTCTGAGGAGCTCTCCCCTTCTCCCCGATATAAGCAAGTCGATATTTTCCTTCACTGCCTTGCAGACAACCGGAGTTACGGCCTCTCCGTCTCCAATAACAAAGGCATCGAAGTAGTCTGCCATTGGCTCGGGGTTTGTCGAACACGGTCCGCCTCCAAGTACTATCGGCTCGATCGTTCTCTCTTTCTGAAGAACGGGAATACCTGCAAGATCTAGAAGAGCGAGGACGTTAGTGTATCCGAGTTCATATTGAAGAGTCAGACCGAGTATATCGAAATCTGAAGCCGGAGTATAAGTCTCTAGAGAGTACAGAGGGACTCCTGCGCTCCTCATCTGGCCGATCATGTCTTTCCATGGAAGGTAAGTTCTCTCCGCAAGAAAACCCTCGATTTCGTTGAGCTCCTTATATAATATCTTAAGTCCCAAGTGAGACATTCCAACTTCGTATGTATCTGGAAAAGCAAGAAGGATTCTCAGCCGTCCTTCGGGATTCTTCACTACGCGATTGAGTTCCTTGCCGATATAGCGGCTCGGTTTTCCGACTCTGTGGAGGACTCCTGAGGAAACGAGCCACTTCCTGATAGACTCAGAACCGATCATCAGACTGTGAGCTCTGTGGAAAGAAGAAACATCAATCTCAGTAGATTGTCGTAATCCTCGATCGAAATGTACTCCGTCTCTGAATGTAAGTACCTAACGGCAAGCGCCAGGGGAACCATTTTGATTCCCTTCTGCTGGAAGGGAATCCCATCGGTGCCGCCTCCGGTTACCCCGACCTGGAGAGGTATCTCCCTCTCCTTCGCAAATTCCATCAAACGCTTTCCGAGACCGTAATCTCCCAGAGAGGAGGTGTCAGACATCCTGAGTACGGCTCCGTTCCCCGGTCTTACATTACCCGTAAGTCTTGAGCAGCAGGCAAAGGAATCAACGGGAAAGAATAGGTTGGGCCTCAAGCGTTCTGAAAGGGCTCTAGATCCAATCAACCCAATCTCTTCCTGAACAGTCCAGGCAAGCACTATCCTTCTATTTAGGTTAACCTCAGAAAGCATATCTAACAGATCGAGGAGAGCAAGGCAACCGGATCTATCGTCCAAAGACCTTACGGATACGTACTTGTCGTTGAGAATAGAGATCTGTTTTCTGAAAACGGCATAGTCGAGTACTTCTATTCCTAGACTCTCGGTTTCCTCTTTTGATGAGGTTCCCACATCTATCACGAGACTCTGCCAGGAAAGGTCTGGCTTCTCCCGAAGATGCGGAGGTGTCATCCCGATTACACCATCTATCGACTCACCTGAAGATGTTATCACGTCCAGGTGTCTGCCGACGAGAAGTTCGTCTGCTATCCCACCGATCTTCTTGAAGTTGAGAGTCCCATCTTCATTAACGCCGGTCACAAGCAGGCCTATCTCATCCATGTGGGCGGCGAAAGCGATAATCGTATCCCCGCTGCCGACCTCAACAATTACGTTCCCGAGATCGTCGATCGAAGCCTCCACACCTTCGGGAATCATCTCGATTATCTTGGCTCGAATCATCTCTTCTCGTCCGGTCATGCCGGGAACAAAGACAACGTCCGTCAATCTATCTAAATTCATGAAGCCACCTCCTCACCAATTATAGCCTAAGGCCGTGAGTATAGGAAGTTCGACTCACAAAGACGTTCAGGACGGTTATAATCGTAAATGGTAGAGTTTGACTGCAAACGATAATTGATCTATCTTCAAATCATCATATACAGACTTCATGAATGGAGGAGATTTTGTGAGCAATTGCGAGAGACTTCAGAAACTCAAAGACGAGTGGCAGAAGAAGAAAGTGATGCCTCTTCTCAAGAAATTCCCCGAAAGGAAGAAGGAGTTCAAGACTTCCTTCGATCAGAAGGTTGAGATTCTGTACACACCACCTGAGAAGGAAGAATACGAAGAGAAGGTTGGTTTTCCAGGTCAATATCCTTTCACCCGGGGAGTTCAGCCGACGATGTATCGGGGCCGTCTATGGACCATGAGACAGTATGCAGGGTTCGGGACTGCCGAAGAATCCAACAGAAGGTACAGATACCTCCTATCTCAGGGGCAGACAGGGCTTTCCGTTGCCTTCGACCTCCCCACCCAAATCGGCTACGACTCGGATGATCCGATGTCCGAAGGAGAGGTTGGAAGGGTTGGAGTTGCGATAGATTCGCTGGAGGATATGGAGACGCTGTTTGATGGAATCCCCCTCGAAAAGGTCAGCACATCCATGACAATAAACTCCACCGCTGCGATTCTCCTTGCGATGTACATAGCCGTGGGCGAAAAACAGGGTGTCGAAGCCTCGAAGCTTACCGGCACGATCCAGAACGACATTCTGAAGGAGTACATAGCAAGAGGAACTTATATTTTCCCGCCCGATTCATCTATGAGACTTATTACAGATATCTTTGAGTACTGCTCCAAGAACCTCCCAGATTTCAACACAATAAGCATCAGCGGGTACCACATAAGAGAGGCCGGAGCAAATTCCGTTCAGGAGATCGCTTTCACTCTTGCTGACGGAATAGCATACGTTCAGGCAGCAAGAGAGGCCGGCCTTGACCCCAACGTTTTCGGGAAGAGACTCTCATTCTTCTTCAACTCCCACAATGGTTTCCTCGAAGAGATAGCCAAGTTCAGAGCCGCAAGAAGACTGTGGGCTAAGATAATGAAAGAGAGGTTCGGCGTGACTGATGAAAAGGCAATGATGCTGAGATTCCATACTCAGACCGGTGGTTCGACGCTTACGGCGCAGCAACCAATGAATAACATAGTAAGGGTCGCATTTCAAGCTCTGGCTGCTGTTCTTGGAGGAACACAGTCGCTTCATACGAACTCTTATGATGAAGCTCTTGGCCTTCCAACGGAGGATTCAGTGACTATCGCCTTGAGAACACAGCAAATAATTGCCTCTGAAACAGGTGTTACGGACACAGTCGATCCATTGGGTGGCGCTTACTTCATTGAAGAGCTTACAAACACAATGGAAGAGAAGGCTCTTGACTACATTCAGAAGATCGACGATCTGGGAGGAATGGTCGAGGCCATCAGAACGGGCTTTGTGCAGAAGGAAATCCTCGACAGCGCCTACAGATACCAGGTTGCGATCGAAAACAAGGATCACATAGTTGTAGGCCTTAATGAATTTGCCGCCGATGAGGAACAAGAGAGAGACATCTTGAGACTTGACCCGGCTATAGAAGACCTGCAAAGAAAGAAACTCGAGGAGCTGAGAAAGAAGCGGGATGGCGGCGAAGTCCGGAACCATCTTGAGAAACTCAAGAAAGCAGCTCAGGGAAGCGATAACCTCATGCCCATAATAATCGATGCGGTAAGGGCATATGCAACTCTGGGAGAAATCGCAAACGCTCTTAGAGAAATCTTCGGTGAATACACCGAAGCCGTGATTCTTTAGAGAGAGGTGAACATGATGAACAAGATAAAGGTACTCGTGGCAAAGCCGGGGCTTGACGGACATGACAGGGGAGCAAAAGTAGTCGCCATGGCACTCAGGGATGCGGGAATGGAAGTCATCTACACAGGCCTTAGACAGTCTCCTGAATCCGTAGTAAAAGCTGCTTTGCAGGAAGACGTTGACGTAATTGGACTGTCTATACTTTCCGGGGCCCATATGAGAATTTGCAGAAAGGTGCTGGAGCTTATGAAAGGAGCCGGAATCGGGGACAAACCTCTCTTTGTTGGAGGCATAATACCATCGGAAGATGCCGAAGAGCTTAGAAGGGCGGGAATTCTTGAAGTGTTTGGACCAGGGACCTCTCTGAAATCGATAATCGAGAAGATAGAGGAAACGGTTAAGAAATGAAATCGATGGAACCGGCTAAGATTGACCAGCTAAGTGTCTCAAAATCTTTGAGCTTAATTGAAAACAATACACATTCAGCGAGGGAGATGATTGGGGAGCTGCCCGAACGCGACTACTGCGTGATAGGCATAACTGGAAGTCCGGGGGCCGGCAAGTCTTCTCTCACCGACCGCCTTGTGTGCATTAGTGCCGAGGAAAAGGCCACTGCCGTTATCGCCATCGATCCGTCTAGCCCATTCACCGGTGGTGCCTTTCTTGGTGACAGAATCAGAATGAGACGGGCTACCGAGGATCCAAGGATCTTTGTGAGATCAATGGCCAGTCGAGGAAATGTCGGTGGACTTAGTCCTTCTATTTACAACGCAGTCGAATTTCTGGGCAGGAGCGGGTACGATCGGATCTACGTTGAAACAGTCGGAGCAGGCCAATCGGAAACCGATATAGCAAACCTTGCCGACATAGTCCTTCTGGTTCTTGCTCCTGGCCTAGGTGACGACGTTCAGACCATGAAAGCCGGTATTATGGAAATTGGCGACATATTTGTCATTAACAAGAGCGACCTCCAGGGAGCCGAACAACTTGCCTCCAGAACAAAAGCTATTCTCGAACTTTCTGGAAAGCGATTGCCGGTTCTGAAAACCGACTCGATTAAGGGCAGTGGCCTGAAGGAACTCTTCAAAAAGATAGAGGAGGTGCTTGCCGACTTCGCGAACTCCGGAAGACTGTCAGCAAGGCGAAACAAGCGTAACCTTTACAATAACTTGAACAGCGCGTACCAGATAATAAAGGAACACTACGCCGAAAATGATAAACTTGAAGAACTAATAAGGTATCTTCTTGAGAATATCGGGAGGTAATCAGATTGAAATCCAATAGGATAGACCACATTGGCATAGTCGTTAAATCGATCGAAGAGAGGCTTTCCGTTTACAGAGATCTTCTGAAACTCGAAGTCACTGGTATCGAAGAGCTTCCTGAGCGAGGGCTGAAGGTTGCCTTCATAAAGGTTGGCGACACAAGGATCGAACTTCTGGAACCGCTATCTGAGAATAGTCAGATATCCAAGTTCCTGGAAAGCAGAGGAGAAGGCATTCACCACATCGCCT
Coding sequences within:
- a CDS encoding TIGR03960 family B12-binding radical SAM protein; this translates as MIGSESIRKWLVSSGVLHRVGKPSRYIGKELNRVVKNPEGRLRILLAFPDTYEVGMSHLGLKILYKELNEIEGFLAERTYLPWKDMIGQMRSAGVPLYSLETYTPASDFDILGLTLQYELGYTNVLALLDLAGIPVLQKERTIEPIVLGGGPCSTNPEPMADYFDAFVIGDGEAVTPVVCKAVKENIDLLISGRRGELLRILSEIEGVYVPSLGKKEVVKAVISDLSSYEIDGKPIVPYMKTVHDRAVMEVMRGCNRGCRFCQAGMIYRPVRERAVEELKKSVERVLGATGYEEVSFLSLSTMDHSSIDVLTEEVLPLLEPERVALSLPSTRIDSFGVEIASKIASIRKTGLTFAPEAGSQRLRNVINKNVSEDDLMSAVKAARDSGWQRVKLYFMIGLPTETDEDLQEIVRLARRVKAVGFREVSVSAAIFIPKPHTPFQFSEQINREEAERKLRILRRVSGRGIQFSSHDPSSSTVEGVLSRGDRKVGEAVFRAYRSGAIFDEWNEEFDASLWQQAFADAGIDVESYMKGFTLEEDLPWEHISVGISKQFLIDEFEKALRGETTDDCRWEGCTGCAVCQTLNVANVLHRV
- a CDS encoding M20/M25/M40 family metallo-hydrolase — its product is MNLDRLTDVVFVPGMTGREEMIRAKIIEMIPEGVEASIDDLGNVIVEVGSGDTIIAFAAHMDEIGLLVTGVNEDGTLNFKKIGGIADELLVGRHLDVITSSGESIDGVIGMTPPHLREKPDLSWQSLVIDVGTSSKEETESLGIEVLDYAVFRKQISILNDKYVSVRSLDDRSGCLALLDLLDMLSEVNLNRRIVLAWTVQEEIGLIGSRALSERLRPNLFFPVDSFACCSRLTGNVRPGNGAVLRMSDTSSLGDYGLGKRLMEFAKEREIPLQVGVTGGGTDGIPFQQKGIKMVPLALAVRYLHSETEYISIEDYDNLLRLMFLLSTELTV
- a CDS encoding methylmalonyl-CoA mutase family protein; this encodes MSNCERLQKLKDEWQKKKVMPLLKKFPERKKEFKTSFDQKVEILYTPPEKEEYEEKVGFPGQYPFTRGVQPTMYRGRLWTMRQYAGFGTAEESNRRYRYLLSQGQTGLSVAFDLPTQIGYDSDDPMSEGEVGRVGVAIDSLEDMETLFDGIPLEKVSTSMTINSTAAILLAMYIAVGEKQGVEASKLTGTIQNDILKEYIARGTYIFPPDSSMRLITDIFEYCSKNLPDFNTISISGYHIREAGANSVQEIAFTLADGIAYVQAAREAGLDPNVFGKRLSFFFNSHNGFLEEIAKFRAARRLWAKIMKERFGVTDEKAMMLRFHTQTGGSTLTAQQPMNNIVRVAFQALAAVLGGTQSLHTNSYDEALGLPTEDSVTIALRTQQIIASETGVTDTVDPLGGAYFIEELTNTMEEKALDYIQKIDDLGGMVEAIRTGFVQKEILDSAYRYQVAIENKDHIVVGLNEFAADEEQERDILRLDPAIEDLQRKKLEELRKKRDGGEVRNHLEKLKKAAQGSDNLMPIIIDAVRAYATLGEIANALREIFGEYTEAVIL
- a CDS encoding cobalamin B12-binding domain-containing protein, coding for MMNKIKVLVAKPGLDGHDRGAKVVAMALRDAGMEVIYTGLRQSPESVVKAALQEDVDVIGLSILSGAHMRICRKVLELMKGAGIGDKPLFVGGIIPSEDAEELRRAGILEVFGPGTSLKSIIEKIEETVKK
- the meaB gene encoding methylmalonyl Co-A mutase-associated GTPase MeaB, with the protein product MKSMEPAKIDQLSVSKSLSLIENNTHSAREMIGELPERDYCVIGITGSPGAGKSSLTDRLVCISAEEKATAVIAIDPSSPFTGGAFLGDRIRMRRATEDPRIFVRSMASRGNVGGLSPSIYNAVEFLGRSGYDRIYVETVGAGQSETDIANLADIVLLVLAPGLGDDVQTMKAGIMEIGDIFVINKSDLQGAEQLASRTKAILELSGKRLPVLKTDSIKGSGLKELFKKIEEVLADFANSGRLSARRNKRNLYNNLNSAYQIIKEHYAENDKLEELIRYLLENIGR
- the mce gene encoding methylmalonyl-CoA epimerase, producing the protein MKSNRIDHIGIVVKSIEERLSVYRDLLKLEVTGIEELPERGLKVAFIKVGDTRIELLEPLSENSQISKFLESRGEGIHHIAFRVDDVEAAIEEAVSLELKPLSREPESGAGGTKIVFLHPKSTGGVLMELVEGHH